A window of the Brassica oleracea var. oleracea cultivar TO1000 chromosome C1, BOL, whole genome shotgun sequence genome harbors these coding sequences:
- the LOC106306833 gene encoding myosin-15 isoform X2: protein MDTNLRKGDKVWVEDKDLAWIPGEVLDSSGSKVHVETSTGKKVSVATEKLFRRDPDDEEHNGVDDMTKLTYLHEPGVLSNLQRRYALNDIYTYTGSILIAVNPFKKLPHLYNAYMMEQYKGAPFGELSPHVFAVSEVAYRAMIDDSRSQSILVSGESGAGKTETTKLIMQYLTFVGGRAAVDDRSVEQQVLESNPLLEAFGNAKTVRNDNSSRFGKFVEIQFDANGRISGAAIRTYLLERSRVVRITDPERNYHCFYQLCASGNDADKYKLSNPRQFHYLNQSKTYELEGVSNAEEYKNTRRAMDIVGISHDEQEGIFRTLAAILHLGNVEFSPGKEHDSSVVKDQESRIHLEMAADLFKCDPNLLLASLCTRSILTREGPIIKALDCNAAVTSRDALAKTVYARLFDWLVDKINRSVGQDPNSRFKIGVLDIYGFECFKSNSFEQFCINFANEKLQQHFNEHVFKMEQDEYRKEEINWSYIEFVDNQDVLDLIEKKPIGVIALLDEACMFPRSTHESFSMKLFRNCKTHPRLEKPKFSETDFTLSHYAGKVTYQTETFLDKNRDYAIVEHCNLLSSSKCPFVAGLFPSVPEESTRSSYKFSSVSSRFKQQLQALMETLNETEPHYVRCVKPNSLNRPQKFENPSVLHQLRCGGVLEAVRISLAGYPTRRNYSDFLDRFGLLAPEFIHESDEQALAEKILRKLGLGNYQLGKTKVFLRAGQIGILDSRRAEVLDASARLIQRRLRTFVTHQNFISGRASAISIQAYCRGCLSRNAYATRRNAAAAVLVQKHARRWLSRCAFVKFVSAALVIQSYIRADSARLKFAHQKQQRAASVIQARWRMHKFRSAFRHRQSSIIAIQCCWRRKLAKREFRKLKQAANETGALRLAKTKLEKRLEDLEWRLQLEKRLRTSGEEAKSGEVSKLQKTLESFSLKLDAAKLATINECNKNAVLQKQLDISIKEKAAVVKELNGMVELEKENTSLKNSMSSLEKKNLALEKELLSAKTYFNNTLLKLKEAEKRCSELQTSVQSLEEKLSRLENENHVLRQNTLSLSPKRIGQRVGEKHFNAIVPAQNDRRSVFATPTPSKHIMPISHSLSEPRRSKFTAERNLENYELLSRCIKENLGFNDDKPLAACVIYKCLLHWHAFESESTAIFNIIIEGINEALKGGDENSVLPYWLSNSSALLCLLQRNLRSNSFLNASAQRSGRAAYGVKTPFKLHGPDDGAGQIEARYPAILFKQQLTACVEKIYGLIRDNLKKELSPLLGLCIQAPKASRGTAGKPSRSPGVAPQQSPSTQWENILKFLDSLMSRLRQNHVPSFFIRKLVTQVFSFINLSLFNSLLLRRECCTFSNGEYVKSGIAELEKWIASVKEEFAGTSWHELNYIRQAVGFLVIHQKRKKSLEEIRQDLCPALTIRQIYRISTMYWDDKYGTQSVSSEVVSQMRVLVDKDSQKLTSNSFLLDDDMSIPFSAEDIDKAIPVLDPSEIEPPKFVSEYTCAQSLVKNPSTATASQ from the exons ATGGATACGAATCTGCGGAAGGGCGATAAGGTTTGGGTTGAGGATAAGGATTTGGCTTGGATTCCCGGCGAGGTGCTCGATTCTTCTGGTAGCAAGGTCCATGTCGAGACTTCTACGGGGAAGAAG GTTTCCGTCGCTACGGAGAAGCTCTTTCGGAGGGATCCTGACGATGAGGAGCATAATGGAGTGGATGATATGACCAAGCTGACTTACTTGCACGAGCCTGGTGTGCTTTCCAATTTACAGAGGAGATACGCTTTGAATGATATATAC ACATACACTGGAAGCATTCTGATCGCTGTTAATCCATTTAAGAAGCTTCCACATCTCTACAATGCGTACATGATGGAACAGTACAAGGGAGCACCATTCGGTGAGCTGAGTCCTCATGTTTTTGCAGTTTCTGAAGTTGCATACAG AGCAATGATTGACGACAGTCGAAGTCAGTCTATCCTCGTCAGCGGTGAAAGTGGAGCTGGCAAAACTGAGACAACGAAACTAATCATGCAGTATCTTACATTTGTTGGGGGACGTGCAGCTGTAGATGATAGAAGTGTTGAGCAGCAAGTCCTTGAA TCAAATCCACTCTTGGAAGCATTTGGCAATGCGAAAACAGTTAGAAACGATAATTCCAG CCGTTTTGGCAAGTTTGTCGAAATCCAATTTGACGCAAATGGTCGAATATCTGGTGCTGCAATCAGAACCTACCTTCTGGAGAGATCACGTGTAGTCCGGATAACAGACCCTGAGAGGAACTATCATTGTTTTTATCAGCTGTGCGCTTCCGGGAAT GACGCTGATAAATATAAACTAAGCAATCCACGTCAATTTCATTATCTAAATCAAAGCAAGACATATGAACTGGAGGGAGTAAGCAACGCAGAAGAGTATAAGAATACAAGGAGGGCCATGGATATTGTGGGCATAAGTCACGATGAGCAG GAAGGGATATTCCGCACGCTTGCTGCAATTTTGCATCTTGGAAATGTTGAATTTTCCCCAGGAAAAGAACACGATTCTTCTGTAGTAAAGGATCAGGAATCTAGAATTCATCTGGAGATGGCTGCTGATCTTTTCAA GTGTGATCCAAATCTTTTGTTGGCTTCGCTCTGCACACGTTCAATTCTGACCCGTGAAGGTCCCATAATCAAAGCACTCGACTGTAATGCTGCTGTTACTAGCCGGGATGCACTCGCGAAGACTGTTTACGCCCGTCTGTTTGACTG GTTGGTTGACAAGATTAATAGGTCTGTTGGTCAAGATCCAAACTCACGTTTTAAAATTGGAGTCCTGGACATTTATGGCTTTGAATGCTTTAAGAGTAACAG TTTTGAACAATTTTGCATCAATTTTGCAAATGAAAAGCTTCAGCAACATTTCAATGAG CATGTATTCAAGATGGAGCAGGATGAGTACAGAAAAGAAGAGATTAATTGGAGTTATATCGAATTTGTTGACAACCAGGATGTCTTGGACCTTATAGAGAAG AAACCTATTGGGGTAATTGCACTCTTGGATGAAGCTTG CATGTTTCCGAGATCAACTCATGAGTCATTTTCAATGAAGCTGTTCCGCAACTGTAAAACTCATCCTAGATTGGAGAAGCCAAAATTTTCAGAGACGGACTTTACTCTCTCTCATTATGCTGGCAAG GTTACTTACCAGACTGAAACGTTTTTGGATAAAAACCGTGATTATGCTATAGTGGAGCATTGCAATCTGTTGTCTTCCTCCAAATGCCCCTTTGTTGCTGGACTTTTTCCGTCAGTGCCAGAGGAGTCTACCAGGTCTTCTTACAAATTTTCTTCTGTGTCTTCCAGATTTAAG CAACAACTTCAAGCTCTCATGGAAACTCTCAACGAAACGGAGCCTCACTATGTTCGTTGTGTGAAGCCAAATTCACTCAACAGACCTCAGAAGTTTGAGAATCCTAGTGTTTTACATCAACTTCGTTGTGGG GGTGTACTGGAAGCTGTTCGGATTAGTCTTGCAGGGTATCCCACACGAAGGAATTATTCAGACTTCTTGGATCGGTTTGGTCTGCTAGCTCCAGAGTTCATACATGAGAG TGATGAGCAGGCACTGGCCGAGAAAATCTTGAGGAAATTAGGTCTTGGGAATTATCAG CTTGGAAAGACAAAAGTGTTCCTTAGAGCTGGTCAAATTGGCATTTTGGACTCTAGGCGGGCTGAAGTTCTTGATGCTTCTGCAAGACTCATTCAGCGAAGATTGAGAACATTTGTCACGCATCAGAACTTCATCTCCGGGCGGGCCTCTGCAATTTCTATTCAAGCGTACTGTAGAG GATGTCTGTCTCGAAATGCTTACGCGACTAGAAGGAATGCAGCGGCAGCAGTTTTGGTACAAAAGCATGCGCGCAGGTGGCTGTCAAGATGTGCATTTGTGAAATTTGTATCGGCGGCCTTAGTAATACAGTCTTACATCCGTGCTGACTCGGCTCGTTTGAAGTTTGCACATCAGAAACAACAGAGAGCTGCTTCTGTCATTCAG GCTCGTTGGAGAATGCATAAGTTTCGGTCAGCATTCAGGCATCGTCAATCTTCTATTATTGCCATTCAGTGTTGTTGGCGGCGGAAGCTTGCAAAGAGAGAGTTTAGAAAACTTAAACAG GCCGCTAATGAAACAGGTGCTTTGCGATTAGCTAAAACTAAACTTGAGAAGCGGTTAGAAGATCTTGAATGGCGGTTGCAGCTTGAGAAACGATTGCGA ACAAGTGGTGAGGAGGCCAAGTCAGGTGAAGTATCCAAGCTTCAAAAAACATTGGAATCTTTCAGCCTCAAGCTAGATGCAGCTAAGCTGGCTACCATTAATGAATGCAATAAGAATGCAGTACTTCAAAAGCAACTAGACATATCCATAAAGGAGAAGGCTGCTGTTGTAAAAGAACTTAATGGAATGGTTGAACTGGAAAAAGAGAACACTTCTCTGAAG AATTCGATGAGTTCCTTGGAAAAGAAGAATCTGGCTCTGGAGAAGGAGCTTCTGAGTGCTAAAACCTATTTCAACAACACACTACTGAAGTTGAAAGAAGCTGAAAAAAGATGTTCTGAACTCCAGACGAGTGTTCAAAG TCTCGAGGAGAAACTCTCTCGCTTGGAGAACGAGAACCATGTCTTGAGGCAGAACACGTTAAGTTTATCCCCAAAGAGAATAGGACAGAGAGTTGGTGAG AAGCACTTTAATGCTATTGTACCAGCTCAGAATGACAGGAGATCTGTTTTT GCCACACCCACACCATCGAAGCACATTATGCCAATTTCACATAGCCTGTCAGAGCCACGTCGATCCAAATTCACTGCTGAAAGAAACTTG GAGAACTACGAATTGCTCTCCAGATGTATAAAGGAAAATTTGGGATTCAATGATGATAAGCCACTGGCTGCTTGTGTAATATACAAATGTCTTCTGCATTGGCACGCCTTTGAATCTGAGAGCACAGCCATATTTAACATCATTATCGAGGGAATTAATGAAGCCCTTAAG GGTGGAGATGAGAACAGTGTATTACCATATTGGCTTTCAAACTCTTCAGCACTTCTATGTCTCTTGCAGAGAAATCTGCGGTCGAATAGTTTTCTAAATGCTAGTGCTCAGCGGTCTGGGAGGGCTGCATAT GGAGTAAAGACCCCTTTTAAACTTCATGGACCTGACGATGGTGCTGGGCAAATAGAAGCAAGATATCCTGCAATATTATTTAAGCAGCAGCTGACAGCATGTGTGGAAAAGATCTATGGTCTAATTCGTGATAATTTGAAGAAAGAATTATCACCGCTTCTTGGATTATGCATTCAG GCGCCCAAAGCTTCACGAGGGACCGCTGGAAAGCCATCTAGATCACCAGGTGTTGCGCCGCAGCAATCACCGAGTACGCAATGGGAAAACATACTTAAATTCTTGGATTCTCTTATGTCCCGCCTACGCCAAAATCAT GTACCCTCGTTCTTCATTCGCAAACTTGTGACTCAGGTTTTCTCATTTATCAACTTATCACTTTTCAACAG TCTTCTCCTTCGACGTGAATGTTGCACATTTTCAAATGGAGAATATGTGAAATCTGGGATTGCAGAATTGGAGAAGTGGATAGCCAGTGTCAAGGAAGAG TTTGCAGGAACTTCTTGGCACGAGTTAAATTACATTAGACAAGCTGTTGGATTCTTG GTTATACACCAGAAGCGAAAAAAATCACTGGAAGAAATCAGGCAGGACCTATGCCCG GCATTGACTATAAGGCAAATATATCGAATAAGTACGATGTACTGGGATGATAAATATGGAACTCAGAGTGTCTCAAGTGAG GTGGTTTCTCAAATGAGGGTACTTGTTGACAAGGATAGCCAAAAACTAACATCCAATTCCTTCTTGCTGGATGATGATATGAG CATTCCTTTCTCTGCAGAAGATATAGATAAGGCTATTCCAGTTTTAGACCCATCAGAAATAGAACCACCGAAATTTGTATCAGAATATACTTGTGCACAGTCCCTTGTGAAGAACCCCTCCACAGCTACAGCCTCACAGTAG
- the LOC106306833 gene encoding myosin-15 isoform X1 has protein sequence MDTNLRKGDKVWVEDKDLAWIPGEVLDSSGSKVHVETSTGKKVSVATEKLFRRDPDDEEHNGVDDMTKLTYLHEPGVLSNLQRRYALNDIYTYTGSILIAVNPFKKLPHLYNAYMMEQYKGAPFGELSPHVFAVSEVAYRAMIDDSRSQSILVSGESGAGKTETTKLIMQYLTFVGGRAAVDDRSVEQQVLESNPLLEAFGNAKTVRNDNSSRFGKFVEIQFDANGRISGAAIRTYLLERSRVVRITDPERNYHCFYQLCASGNDADKYKLSNPRQFHYLNQSKTYELEGVSNAEEYKNTRRAMDIVGISHDEQEGIFRTLAAILHLGNVEFSPGKEHDSSVVKDQESRIHLEMAADLFKCDPNLLLASLCTRSILTREGPIIKALDCNAAVTSRDALAKTVYARLFDWLVDKINRSVGQDPNSRFKIGVLDIYGFECFKSNSFEQFCINFANEKLQQHFNEHVFKMEQDEYRKEEINWSYIEFVDNQDVLDLIEKKPIGVIALLDEACMFPRSTHESFSMKLFRNCKTHPRLEKPKFSETDFTLSHYAGKVTYQTETFLDKNRDYAIVEHCNLLSSSKCPFVAGLFPSVPEESTRSSYKFSSVSSRFKQQLQALMETLNETEPHYVRCVKPNSLNRPQKFENPSVLHQLRCGGVLEAVRISLAGYPTRRNYSDFLDRFGLLAPEFIHESSDEQALAEKILRKLGLGNYQLGKTKVFLRAGQIGILDSRRAEVLDASARLIQRRLRTFVTHQNFISGRASAISIQAYCRGCLSRNAYATRRNAAAAVLVQKHARRWLSRCAFVKFVSAALVIQSYIRADSARLKFAHQKQQRAASVIQARWRMHKFRSAFRHRQSSIIAIQCCWRRKLAKREFRKLKQAANETGALRLAKTKLEKRLEDLEWRLQLEKRLRTSGEEAKSGEVSKLQKTLESFSLKLDAAKLATINECNKNAVLQKQLDISIKEKAAVVKELNGMVELEKENTSLKNSMSSLEKKNLALEKELLSAKTYFNNTLLKLKEAEKRCSELQTSVQSLEEKLSRLENENHVLRQNTLSLSPKRIGQRVGEKHFNAIVPAQNDRRSVFATPTPSKHIMPISHSLSEPRRSKFTAERNLENYELLSRCIKENLGFNDDKPLAACVIYKCLLHWHAFESESTAIFNIIIEGINEALKGGDENSVLPYWLSNSSALLCLLQRNLRSNSFLNASAQRSGRAAYGVKTPFKLHGPDDGAGQIEARYPAILFKQQLTACVEKIYGLIRDNLKKELSPLLGLCIQAPKASRGTAGKPSRSPGVAPQQSPSTQWENILKFLDSLMSRLRQNHVPSFFIRKLVTQVFSFINLSLFNSLLLRRECCTFSNGEYVKSGIAELEKWIASVKEEFAGTSWHELNYIRQAVGFLVIHQKRKKSLEEIRQDLCPALTIRQIYRISTMYWDDKYGTQSVSSEVVSQMRVLVDKDSQKLTSNSFLLDDDMSIPFSAEDIDKAIPVLDPSEIEPPKFVSEYTCAQSLVKNPSTATASQ, from the exons ATGGATACGAATCTGCGGAAGGGCGATAAGGTTTGGGTTGAGGATAAGGATTTGGCTTGGATTCCCGGCGAGGTGCTCGATTCTTCTGGTAGCAAGGTCCATGTCGAGACTTCTACGGGGAAGAAG GTTTCCGTCGCTACGGAGAAGCTCTTTCGGAGGGATCCTGACGATGAGGAGCATAATGGAGTGGATGATATGACCAAGCTGACTTACTTGCACGAGCCTGGTGTGCTTTCCAATTTACAGAGGAGATACGCTTTGAATGATATATAC ACATACACTGGAAGCATTCTGATCGCTGTTAATCCATTTAAGAAGCTTCCACATCTCTACAATGCGTACATGATGGAACAGTACAAGGGAGCACCATTCGGTGAGCTGAGTCCTCATGTTTTTGCAGTTTCTGAAGTTGCATACAG AGCAATGATTGACGACAGTCGAAGTCAGTCTATCCTCGTCAGCGGTGAAAGTGGAGCTGGCAAAACTGAGACAACGAAACTAATCATGCAGTATCTTACATTTGTTGGGGGACGTGCAGCTGTAGATGATAGAAGTGTTGAGCAGCAAGTCCTTGAA TCAAATCCACTCTTGGAAGCATTTGGCAATGCGAAAACAGTTAGAAACGATAATTCCAG CCGTTTTGGCAAGTTTGTCGAAATCCAATTTGACGCAAATGGTCGAATATCTGGTGCTGCAATCAGAACCTACCTTCTGGAGAGATCACGTGTAGTCCGGATAACAGACCCTGAGAGGAACTATCATTGTTTTTATCAGCTGTGCGCTTCCGGGAAT GACGCTGATAAATATAAACTAAGCAATCCACGTCAATTTCATTATCTAAATCAAAGCAAGACATATGAACTGGAGGGAGTAAGCAACGCAGAAGAGTATAAGAATACAAGGAGGGCCATGGATATTGTGGGCATAAGTCACGATGAGCAG GAAGGGATATTCCGCACGCTTGCTGCAATTTTGCATCTTGGAAATGTTGAATTTTCCCCAGGAAAAGAACACGATTCTTCTGTAGTAAAGGATCAGGAATCTAGAATTCATCTGGAGATGGCTGCTGATCTTTTCAA GTGTGATCCAAATCTTTTGTTGGCTTCGCTCTGCACACGTTCAATTCTGACCCGTGAAGGTCCCATAATCAAAGCACTCGACTGTAATGCTGCTGTTACTAGCCGGGATGCACTCGCGAAGACTGTTTACGCCCGTCTGTTTGACTG GTTGGTTGACAAGATTAATAGGTCTGTTGGTCAAGATCCAAACTCACGTTTTAAAATTGGAGTCCTGGACATTTATGGCTTTGAATGCTTTAAGAGTAACAG TTTTGAACAATTTTGCATCAATTTTGCAAATGAAAAGCTTCAGCAACATTTCAATGAG CATGTATTCAAGATGGAGCAGGATGAGTACAGAAAAGAAGAGATTAATTGGAGTTATATCGAATTTGTTGACAACCAGGATGTCTTGGACCTTATAGAGAAG AAACCTATTGGGGTAATTGCACTCTTGGATGAAGCTTG CATGTTTCCGAGATCAACTCATGAGTCATTTTCAATGAAGCTGTTCCGCAACTGTAAAACTCATCCTAGATTGGAGAAGCCAAAATTTTCAGAGACGGACTTTACTCTCTCTCATTATGCTGGCAAG GTTACTTACCAGACTGAAACGTTTTTGGATAAAAACCGTGATTATGCTATAGTGGAGCATTGCAATCTGTTGTCTTCCTCCAAATGCCCCTTTGTTGCTGGACTTTTTCCGTCAGTGCCAGAGGAGTCTACCAGGTCTTCTTACAAATTTTCTTCTGTGTCTTCCAGATTTAAG CAACAACTTCAAGCTCTCATGGAAACTCTCAACGAAACGGAGCCTCACTATGTTCGTTGTGTGAAGCCAAATTCACTCAACAGACCTCAGAAGTTTGAGAATCCTAGTGTTTTACATCAACTTCGTTGTGGG GGTGTACTGGAAGCTGTTCGGATTAGTCTTGCAGGGTATCCCACACGAAGGAATTATTCAGACTTCTTGGATCGGTTTGGTCTGCTAGCTCCAGAGTTCATACATGAGAG CAGTGATGAGCAGGCACTGGCCGAGAAAATCTTGAGGAAATTAGGTCTTGGGAATTATCAG CTTGGAAAGACAAAAGTGTTCCTTAGAGCTGGTCAAATTGGCATTTTGGACTCTAGGCGGGCTGAAGTTCTTGATGCTTCTGCAAGACTCATTCAGCGAAGATTGAGAACATTTGTCACGCATCAGAACTTCATCTCCGGGCGGGCCTCTGCAATTTCTATTCAAGCGTACTGTAGAG GATGTCTGTCTCGAAATGCTTACGCGACTAGAAGGAATGCAGCGGCAGCAGTTTTGGTACAAAAGCATGCGCGCAGGTGGCTGTCAAGATGTGCATTTGTGAAATTTGTATCGGCGGCCTTAGTAATACAGTCTTACATCCGTGCTGACTCGGCTCGTTTGAAGTTTGCACATCAGAAACAACAGAGAGCTGCTTCTGTCATTCAG GCTCGTTGGAGAATGCATAAGTTTCGGTCAGCATTCAGGCATCGTCAATCTTCTATTATTGCCATTCAGTGTTGTTGGCGGCGGAAGCTTGCAAAGAGAGAGTTTAGAAAACTTAAACAG GCCGCTAATGAAACAGGTGCTTTGCGATTAGCTAAAACTAAACTTGAGAAGCGGTTAGAAGATCTTGAATGGCGGTTGCAGCTTGAGAAACGATTGCGA ACAAGTGGTGAGGAGGCCAAGTCAGGTGAAGTATCCAAGCTTCAAAAAACATTGGAATCTTTCAGCCTCAAGCTAGATGCAGCTAAGCTGGCTACCATTAATGAATGCAATAAGAATGCAGTACTTCAAAAGCAACTAGACATATCCATAAAGGAGAAGGCTGCTGTTGTAAAAGAACTTAATGGAATGGTTGAACTGGAAAAAGAGAACACTTCTCTGAAG AATTCGATGAGTTCCTTGGAAAAGAAGAATCTGGCTCTGGAGAAGGAGCTTCTGAGTGCTAAAACCTATTTCAACAACACACTACTGAAGTTGAAAGAAGCTGAAAAAAGATGTTCTGAACTCCAGACGAGTGTTCAAAG TCTCGAGGAGAAACTCTCTCGCTTGGAGAACGAGAACCATGTCTTGAGGCAGAACACGTTAAGTTTATCCCCAAAGAGAATAGGACAGAGAGTTGGTGAG AAGCACTTTAATGCTATTGTACCAGCTCAGAATGACAGGAGATCTGTTTTT GCCACACCCACACCATCGAAGCACATTATGCCAATTTCACATAGCCTGTCAGAGCCACGTCGATCCAAATTCACTGCTGAAAGAAACTTG GAGAACTACGAATTGCTCTCCAGATGTATAAAGGAAAATTTGGGATTCAATGATGATAAGCCACTGGCTGCTTGTGTAATATACAAATGTCTTCTGCATTGGCACGCCTTTGAATCTGAGAGCACAGCCATATTTAACATCATTATCGAGGGAATTAATGAAGCCCTTAAG GGTGGAGATGAGAACAGTGTATTACCATATTGGCTTTCAAACTCTTCAGCACTTCTATGTCTCTTGCAGAGAAATCTGCGGTCGAATAGTTTTCTAAATGCTAGTGCTCAGCGGTCTGGGAGGGCTGCATAT GGAGTAAAGACCCCTTTTAAACTTCATGGACCTGACGATGGTGCTGGGCAAATAGAAGCAAGATATCCTGCAATATTATTTAAGCAGCAGCTGACAGCATGTGTGGAAAAGATCTATGGTCTAATTCGTGATAATTTGAAGAAAGAATTATCACCGCTTCTTGGATTATGCATTCAG GCGCCCAAAGCTTCACGAGGGACCGCTGGAAAGCCATCTAGATCACCAGGTGTTGCGCCGCAGCAATCACCGAGTACGCAATGGGAAAACATACTTAAATTCTTGGATTCTCTTATGTCCCGCCTACGCCAAAATCAT GTACCCTCGTTCTTCATTCGCAAACTTGTGACTCAGGTTTTCTCATTTATCAACTTATCACTTTTCAACAG TCTTCTCCTTCGACGTGAATGTTGCACATTTTCAAATGGAGAATATGTGAAATCTGGGATTGCAGAATTGGAGAAGTGGATAGCCAGTGTCAAGGAAGAG TTTGCAGGAACTTCTTGGCACGAGTTAAATTACATTAGACAAGCTGTTGGATTCTTG GTTATACACCAGAAGCGAAAAAAATCACTGGAAGAAATCAGGCAGGACCTATGCCCG GCATTGACTATAAGGCAAATATATCGAATAAGTACGATGTACTGGGATGATAAATATGGAACTCAGAGTGTCTCAAGTGAG GTGGTTTCTCAAATGAGGGTACTTGTTGACAAGGATAGCCAAAAACTAACATCCAATTCCTTCTTGCTGGATGATGATATGAG CATTCCTTTCTCTGCAGAAGATATAGATAAGGCTATTCCAGTTTTAGACCCATCAGAAATAGAACCACCGAAATTTGTATCAGAATATACTTGTGCACAGTCCCTTGTGAAGAACCCCTCCACAGCTACAGCCTCACAGTAG
- the LOC106342287 gene encoding 2-hydroxymuconate semialdehyde hydrolase-like, producing MSLSSYLSPTRLLEGYLRRCLTAAGLTSQTLSIDSETTIHFWGPSSLDPSIDDKPVMLLLHGFGPSAMWQWRRQIQAFSPSAFRVYCPDLVFFGDSTTSSTNRSEVFQAECMAKLMEKLGIEKKFNVVGTSYGGFVAYHMAKMWPEKVEKVVIASSGINMRKCDSESLLQRSNCECIEKVMLPSTASELRTLMGLASSWRMLRMFPDALWNDFISNLYQKNRKEKIELLKGVTLGRDERLNIDPLSQEVLIVWGDKDQIFPVKMAYELKEILGDKTELEIIEDTSHIPQIECAQEFNKIILRFLKGSQ from the exons ATGTCGTTGTCGTCTTACCTAAGCCCAACGCGCCTTCTTGAAGGCTACCTCCGCCGCTGCCTCACGGCGGCAGGACTCACGTCGCAGACTCTTTCCATAGATTCTGAAACAACTATCCACTTCTGGGGTCCATCATCTCTAGACCCTAGCATCGATGACAAACCGGTGATGCTTCTCCTCCATGGTTTCGGCCCATCTGCCATGTGGCAGTGGCGGCGACAGATTCAAGCCTTCTCACCGTCTGCGTTCCGGGTATATTGTCCTGATCTTGTTTTCTTTGGTGACTCTACCACTTCCTCCACCAATCGCTCCGAGGTGTTCCAG GCGGAGTGTATGGCAAAGCTAATGGAGAAACTAGGAATAGAGAAGAAGTTTAATGTGGTTGGAACAAGCTATGGCGGATTTGTGGCGTACCATATGGCAAAAATGTGGCCAGAAAAAGTGGAGAAAGTAGTGATTGCAAGCTCCGGCATCAACATGAGAAAGTGTGACAGTGAAAGTTTATTGCAAAGGTCGAACTGTGAGTGCATTGAGAAAGTTATGTTACCATCTACTGCGTCCGAGCTTCGGACACTTATGGGTTTGGCATCTTCTTGGAGGATGCTTCGTATGTTTCCTGATGCTCTCTGGAACGACTTTATCAGT AATTTATATCAAAAGAATAGAAAAGAGAAAATAGAATTATTGAAGGGTGTGACTCTTGGCAGGGACGAGAGATTAAACATCGATCCTCTTTCTCAG GAGGTTCTAATAGTATGGGGAGACAAAGATCAAATATTTCCTGTGAAGATGGCCTACGAACTAAAAGA GATTCTTGGAGATAAGACGGAACTGGAAATCATTGAGGACACATCACATATTCCCCAAATCGAATGTGCTCAAGAGTTCAACAAAATCATTTTAAGATTTTTGAAAGGATCTCAGTAA